One window of Dysgonomonas mossii genomic DNA carries:
- the priA gene encoding replication restart helicase PriA → MLYADVILPLPLQGTYTYAIPLEFKKSVYAGSRVIVQFGKKKFYTAIVFQIYEKEKLSQPVKDIVTVLEEYPIATPLQLKFWEWVAMYYMCSLGDVYRAALPSALKLESETHVLLNADFETSEPLTANEQKVFYCLSSDKAKTIAEIEKQAGISNAVTAIKTLVDKKAAYISENIQDTYTVKSQTAIRLTRQYSEEELNAIMDELGRAKKQQHLFSTFLFMKDETPLVLKKTLLEEADTSASVLSELLKKGFLERYEYEVSRFDYGDTNIDAASELNEYQRKALEEIKDSFKEKDITLLFGVTSSGKTEIYIQLIKEAIEKGKQVLYLLPEIALTTQITDRLKAVFGNKLAVYHSKFNDNERAEIWNNLLKNNDIQVVLGARSAIFLPFTDLDLVIVDEEHESSYKQQDPAPRYNARNAAIVLASLFNTKTLLGTATPSLETYNNALTGRYGLVRLDKRYENIELPQIVVVNTKELRRKKQMKSFLSPPLIDKMKEALSKKEQIILFQNRRGFASMLECKTCSWTLHCRNCDVSLTYHKGQRMMVCHYCGATYKVPTVCPDCNTPTLDMLGYGTERIEEEVAELFPEASVARMDLDTTRGKRSYERIISEFEQNKTNILIGTQMVSKGLDFDNVSIVGILNADNMLNYPDFRAYERAYQLMTQVSGRAGRKNKQGLVFLQTSHPGSPLISFVRRNDYESFYELQAEERKMFRYPPYFRLINIVVRGRDEQLTDSAAREFVSALRITFGERVLGPGKPPVSRIQSLYIRHIMLKIENQASIQKVREGIFQCQTLVFANPAFKSLLLHYDVDPM, encoded by the coding sequence ATGCTGTATGCTGATGTAATACTACCCTTGCCGCTACAAGGGACTTACACTTACGCTATTCCTTTAGAATTTAAAAAATCGGTATACGCAGGGAGTAGAGTTATTGTACAGTTTGGCAAAAAGAAGTTTTACACAGCCATTGTTTTTCAGATATACGAAAAAGAAAAATTATCACAGCCGGTAAAAGACATTGTTACCGTGCTCGAAGAATATCCGATAGCCACCCCTCTCCAGCTAAAGTTCTGGGAATGGGTGGCTATGTATTATATGTGTTCGCTGGGCGATGTATATCGTGCGGCACTACCCTCTGCCCTGAAACTGGAAAGCGAAACACACGTTTTGCTCAATGCCGACTTTGAGACTTCCGAACCGCTTACCGCCAACGAACAGAAAGTATTCTACTGCCTTTCGTCCGACAAAGCCAAAACGATAGCCGAGATAGAAAAGCAAGCGGGAATATCGAATGCCGTAACTGCAATCAAAACCTTGGTAGACAAAAAAGCGGCATACATCAGCGAAAACATACAAGACACATATACCGTAAAGAGCCAAACAGCCATACGCCTCACCCGTCAATACAGCGAAGAAGAGCTAAATGCGATAATGGACGAGCTGGGTAGAGCAAAAAAGCAACAGCACTTGTTTTCTACCTTCCTGTTTATGAAGGACGAGACTCCCCTTGTGCTAAAGAAAACACTGCTCGAAGAAGCAGATACTTCGGCTAGCGTATTGTCTGAACTGCTGAAAAAAGGATTCCTCGAAAGATACGAATACGAAGTCAGCCGTTTCGACTATGGCGATACCAATATAGATGCCGCTTCGGAACTGAACGAATATCAGCGAAAAGCCCTTGAGGAGATAAAAGATTCATTCAAGGAAAAAGATATTACCCTGCTCTTTGGCGTCACATCGAGCGGAAAGACAGAAATATACATACAACTTATAAAGGAGGCAATAGAGAAAGGCAAGCAGGTACTTTACCTTCTGCCCGAAATAGCCCTCACCACCCAGATAACCGACAGGCTAAAAGCCGTTTTTGGTAACAAACTTGCGGTGTATCACTCCAAGTTTAACGATAACGAGCGAGCCGAAATTTGGAACAACCTACTAAAGAACAACGACATACAAGTTGTCTTAGGAGCACGTTCCGCTATATTCCTACCTTTTACAGACTTAGATCTGGTGATTGTTGACGAGGAACACGAAAGCTCGTACAAGCAGCAAGACCCTGCCCCCCGCTACAATGCACGCAATGCCGCTATCGTATTGGCTTCTCTATTCAACACCAAAACGCTGTTGGGTACGGCTACCCCTTCGCTAGAAACATACAACAATGCCCTCACGGGAAGGTACGGACTGGTAAGGCTGGACAAGAGATATGAAAATATCGAGTTGCCACAGATAGTAGTCGTTAACACCAAAGAGCTGAGAAGGAAGAAACAAATGAAGTCGTTCCTCTCTCCTCCCCTCATCGACAAAATGAAGGAGGCATTAAGCAAAAAAGAACAGATCATACTTTTCCAAAACAGACGTGGATTTGCATCTATGCTCGAGTGCAAGACCTGCTCGTGGACATTGCATTGCCGAAATTGCGACGTAAGCCTCACCTATCACAAAGGGCAGCGCATGATGGTATGCCACTACTGTGGAGCAACATACAAAGTGCCTACTGTTTGCCCCGATTGTAATACCCCTACGCTCGACATGCTGGGCTATGGTACGGAACGGATAGAGGAGGAAGTTGCAGAACTCTTTCCCGAAGCTTCAGTTGCACGTATGGACTTAGACACCACACGAGGGAAGCGGTCGTACGAACGTATTATTTCCGAATTTGAACAAAACAAAACCAATATACTTATCGGTACGCAGATGGTATCCAAAGGCTTAGACTTTGATAATGTAAGCATTGTAGGCATACTCAACGCCGACAATATGCTCAACTATCCCGACTTCAGAGCATATGAACGGGCGTACCAACTCATGACACAGGTAAGCGGACGTGCCGGACGAAAGAACAAACAGGGCTTGGTCTTCCTCCAAACCTCGCATCCGGGTAGCCCGTTGATCAGCTTTGTAAGGAGAAACGACTATGAATCGTTTTACGAACTGCAAGCAGAAGAACGAAAAATGTTCCGTTATCCACCCTACTTCCGTCTGATAAACATTGTTGTACGTGGCAGAGACGAGCAACTGACCGACAGCGCAGCACGGGAGTTTGTCTCAGCCTTGCGCATCACCTTTGGCGAGCGTGTGTTGGGACCGGGCAAGCCGCCGGTATCACGCATACAGTCTTTGTATATCCGTCACATCATGCTCAAAATCGAAAATCAGGCATCGATACAGAAGGTTCGTGAAGGTATTTTCCAATGCCAGACCCTTGTATTTGCCAACCCGGCGTTCAAGTCGCTGTTGTTGCACTACGATGTTGATCCGATGTAG
- a CDS encoding outer membrane beta-barrel protein: protein MKTKQLVSLALFVLICVLSINTASAQFRLGVRGGVDVASNKLNTDILKASNRLGFQIGPTAEFVVPISGFGGDISVLYGHKEYKISEKQDNASLSDYNYISVPINLKQRIKLGPLGLFVTGGVYGNVKVGDDNAKNANEVVNAFKHKNFIFGLGAGAGVTLFRNIDLGMYFRGDLTNNYKEEYMDADTFQNKKNQYWTVGLNYYF from the coding sequence ATGAAAACAAAACAATTAGTATCGCTAGCACTCTTTGTACTTATTTGCGTACTGAGTATTAATACTGCCTCAGCCCAGTTTCGTTTAGGTGTAAGGGGAGGTGTAGATGTAGCCAGCAACAAGCTGAATACCGATATATTGAAGGCCAGCAACCGATTAGGCTTCCAGATAGGCCCTACCGCCGAATTTGTAGTTCCTATTTCGGGATTCGGGGGAGACATCTCTGTTCTGTACGGACATAAAGAATATAAGATCAGTGAAAAGCAAGACAATGCGTCTCTATCCGACTATAATTATATAAGCGTGCCTATCAACTTAAAGCAACGTATCAAGCTAGGTCCTTTGGGCTTGTTTGTTACAGGTGGAGTATATGGCAACGTGAAAGTGGGTGACGACAATGCTAAAAATGCAAACGAAGTGGTTAACGCTTTCAAGCACAAAAACTTTATCTTCGGATTGGGTGCAGGAGCAGGAGTTACTTTATTCAGAAACATCGATTTGGGAATGTACTTCCGTGGCGACCTGACAAACAATTATAAAGAAGAATACATGGATGCCGATACGTTCCAAAACAAGAAAAACCAATACTGGACCGTAGGACTCAATTACTACTTCTGA
- a CDS encoding transglycosylase domain-containing protein — MNEKEKQRRNNKTNKKRTPKTIIKKMWIGFACFIGVLTITFALISIGAIGYMPDVEELENPIDKYASQIYSTDGQLLGTYSLAKNNRIYSNYEDLSPYLVQALVATEDARFYSHSGIDAYALLRAVVKRGILMQESGGGGSTIPQQLAKLLYSPPSENWVQRVFLRKPIEWVIAVKLERYYTKEEIVNLYLNQFDFLYNAVGIQSAAQVYFNKTPKELKIEEAATLIGMCKNPSYFNPRRYPDRTKGRRNVVLEQMYKSDYITEQQYDSLKQTELKLDFKRVDHKDGLAPYFREYLRMAMTAKKPKKSNYASWQMEQYVLDSISWETNPLYGWCNKNKKPDGSNYNLSTDGLRIYTTIDSRMQQYAEEAMAEHLSKELQPDFDKEKRGRSYAPFSYSVAKDVDTLLYRAMKISDRYKALKNEGMSDKEILQIFKKPVDMKVFSWKGEVDTTMTPWDSIRYHKSFLRSGFMAMDNHNGYVKAYVGGIDFKFFQYDMVNMGRRQIGSTIKPFLYTLSMESGMTPCDQMLYVPQTLIAETGKEWTPRGGRASMFGETVTIKWGLQNSDNLVTAYLMGRTTPYAFARMLHSFGITGRIDPVVSMALGTHDVSVSEMVAAYTSFANKGIRSNPVYVTRIEDAFGNIIADAAFAPKMDEVFSESTYVKMLDMLRGVVDGGTGGRIRRNYGITAPMGGKTGTTQNNSDGWFMGFTPKLSTGCWVGGEDRSIHFDRTTDGQGASMALPIVGLFFKKVFADKRLGYSQGDQFESVPGYGVCDKSSDEEVQDAPPPAQIDEMFK, encoded by the coding sequence ATGAATGAGAAGGAAAAACAAAGAAGGAATAATAAGACAAATAAAAAACGCACCCCGAAGACCATCATAAAAAAGATGTGGATCGGGTTTGCCTGCTTCATCGGAGTACTCACCATCACATTTGCCCTTATCAGTATAGGAGCAATCGGCTATATGCCTGATGTAGAAGAGTTAGAAAACCCGATTGACAAATATGCCTCTCAGATATATTCTACCGATGGGCAACTGTTGGGCACATATTCCCTTGCAAAAAACAACCGTATATATTCCAACTACGAAGATCTTTCTCCGTATCTGGTACAAGCGTTGGTAGCTACCGAAGATGCACGCTTCTATTCACATTCGGGTATTGATGCATACGCATTACTGAGAGCCGTAGTGAAAAGAGGTATCCTGATGCAGGAAAGTGGCGGTGGGGGTAGTACCATTCCTCAGCAGCTGGCAAAACTGCTCTATTCTCCTCCTTCCGAAAACTGGGTTCAACGTGTGTTTTTACGCAAGCCTATCGAATGGGTTATTGCCGTAAAACTGGAACGATATTATACAAAAGAAGAAATAGTGAACCTATACCTCAATCAGTTCGACTTCCTATACAATGCTGTAGGTATCCAGTCGGCTGCACAGGTGTACTTCAACAAAACACCAAAAGAGCTCAAGATAGAAGAAGCCGCTACCCTGATAGGGATGTGTAAAAACCCTTCGTACTTCAACCCGAGAAGATATCCCGACAGAACAAAAGGTCGTAGAAATGTGGTATTGGAACAGATGTACAAGAGCGACTACATTACCGAACAACAATACGACTCTCTGAAACAAACAGAACTGAAACTCGACTTCAAACGGGTAGACCACAAAGACGGGCTTGCTCCTTATTTCAGAGAGTATCTGCGTATGGCTATGACAGCCAAGAAACCGAAGAAATCGAATTACGCTTCGTGGCAAATGGAACAATATGTGCTCGATTCTATCAGTTGGGAAACAAACCCGCTGTACGGATGGTGCAACAAGAATAAAAAACCGGACGGCTCTAATTACAACCTCTCTACCGACGGGCTGAGAATATATACAACGATCGACTCTCGCATGCAGCAGTATGCCGAAGAGGCAATGGCAGAACACCTCAGCAAGGAACTACAACCCGACTTCGATAAAGAAAAGAGAGGTCGCTCGTATGCTCCGTTCTCCTACTCGGTAGCCAAAGATGTAGACACATTGCTATATCGTGCCATGAAGATTAGCGACAGGTACAAGGCTCTGAAAAATGAAGGCATGTCCGACAAAGAAATACTACAGATATTCAAGAAGCCTGTAGATATGAAAGTATTCTCTTGGAAAGGAGAAGTAGATACTACAATGACCCCTTGGGACTCTATACGCTATCACAAAAGCTTCCTGCGTTCGGGCTTTATGGCGATGGATAATCACAACGGATATGTAAAAGCTTATGTGGGAGGAATAGACTTTAAGTTCTTCCAGTATGATATGGTGAACATGGGACGCCGACAAATAGGTTCGACCATCAAACCATTCCTTTACACCCTGTCGATGGAAAGCGGAATGACGCCTTGCGACCAGATGCTATATGTGCCTCAAACCCTCATTGCCGAAACAGGTAAAGAGTGGACTCCGAGAGGAGGGCGAGCTTCTATGTTTGGCGAAACGGTCACCATCAAATGGGGGCTGCAAAACTCCGACAACCTTGTTACGGCTTACCTCATGGGACGTACCACACCGTATGCCTTTGCACGTATGTTGCACTCTTTTGGTATCACCGGACGCATAGACCCTGTGGTTTCTATGGCACTGGGTACACACGATGTGTCTGTATCGGAAATGGTTGCCGCTTATACCTCTTTTGCTAACAAAGGAATACGTTCCAACCCTGTATATGTAACCCGCATCGAAGACGCCTTTGGCAATATAATAGCTGATGCAGCCTTCGCTCCGAAGATGGACGAAGTGTTCAGCGAAAGTACATATGTGAAGATGCTCGACATGCTTCGCGGAGTAGTGGATGGCGGTACAGGCGGACGCATCAGACGCAACTATGGCATAACAGCGCCAATGGGAGGAAAAACAGGAACAACACAAAATAACTCCGACGGATGGTTTATGGGATTCACACCTAAACTTTCTACCGGATGCTGGGTAGGTGGAGAAGACCGCTCTATACACTTCGACCGCACGACTGACGGACAGGGAGCCAGCATGGCTCTGCCGATAGTAGGTCT